One part of the Pithys albifrons albifrons isolate INPA30051 chromosome 21, PitAlb_v1, whole genome shotgun sequence genome encodes these proteins:
- the SRRM3 gene encoding serine/arginine repetitive matrix protein 3 isoform X2 — protein sequence MALYNNGADVPSPQEASNGFSQPGASGTWHKGEEEVRLVEPSMVKKAHREILDHERKRRVELKCMELQEMMEEQGYSEEEIRQKVGTFRQMLMEKEGVLTREDQHGRQIVIENHHSADGEEYTVEYPDYGEGCLLQCDCSAECYREDSAHREYRLKRRSSSSTSPPPKKKKKKKSGHRRSRKRRKPGSERRSESGSRKKRRHRSRSPKNKRKEKNKDRKRSRSESPAWRSHRRSSCSSHSASLSSDDSGSKSPGRLSPKRRQDGPKGSSARSSRSPSSPSPHRSASPHQNGHKGSAQNGRHSHGTPLPEPSDRPTSASPSPRAHGRTEPPSPRARGGRHGGRSSRSPTPERSKHGHRHRSRSASPPPRHRGQSKGRPPAPREPPPAPLSPAGYSSDSEGSAGSHPYHPPAGPDRNHGAHGKKVKERHHRGRPNSSSESSAKHSRHASERRKSPSPSPGQRSSSWSSSGSLSKSRSRSREKRAGRSRSRSPSPKKTASREKDNEARTRHGDPDPARARRRSRSYSPIRKRRRDSPSFMEPRRITSARKRPIPYYRPSPSSSSSLSTYSYSRSRSRSYDSYSSSRSRSRTRSPPSRSRSPSRSPSYNSRSSSESAGF from the exons ATGGCTCTCTACAACAATGGGGCTGATGTGCCTTCACCCCAGGAGGCCTCCAATGGTTTCTCCCAGCCCGGTGCCTCAGGAACATGGCACAAGGGTGAGGAAGAGGTGCGTCTAGTGGAGCCCAGCATGGTGAAGAAGGCTCACCGGGAAATCCTGGACCATGAGCGCAAGCGGCGGGTGGAGCTGAAGTgcatggagctgcaggagatgaTGGAGGAGCAGGG GTACTCTGAAGAGGAGATCCGGCAGAAAGTGGGGACCTTTCGGCAAATGCTGATGGAGAAGGAAGGTGTGCTCACCAGGGAGGACCAGCATGGGCGCCAAAT CGTGATAGAAAACCACCACAGCGCGGATGGGGAGGAGTACACGGTGGAGTATCCCGACTACGGCGAGGGCTGCCTGCTGCAGTGTGACTGCTCGGCCGAGTGCTACCGCGAGGACAGCGCCCACCGCGAGTACAG GCTGAAAAGACGCTCGAGCAGCTCTACCTCTCCTCCacccaagaagaaaaagaagaagaaatcgGGTCACCGCCGGAGCCG CAAAAGGAGGAAACCTGGCTCAGAGCGTAG GTCTGAGTCAGGGTCACGGAAGAAGAGAAGACACAG GTCCCGAAGCCCtaagaacaaaaggaaagagaaaaacaaagatcGCAAGag GTCCCGCAGCGAGTCCCCGGCCTGGCGCTCGCACCGacgcagctcctgcagctcccacagcgCCTCCCTCTCCTCCGACGACAGTGGCTCCAAATCCCCCGGCAG GCTGAGCCCCAAGCGCCGGCAGGATGGCCCCAAGGGCAGCAGCGCCCGCTCCAGCCGCAGCCCGTCCTCGCCCTCGCCCCACCGCTCGGCCTCGCCACACCAGAACGGGCACAAGGGCAGCGCCCAGAACGGCCGCCACAGCCACGGCACCCCACTCCCGGAGCCCTCGGAT AGGCCAACCTCGGCGTCCCCCTCTCCGCGGGCCCATGGCAGGACGGAGCCGCCGTCCCCCCGCGCCCGGGGGGGCCGACACGGTGGTCGCAGCTCCCGGTCGCCCACGCCGGAGCGGAGCAAGCACGGCCACCGGCATCGCTCCCGCAGTGCCTCTCCACCGCCCCGTCACCGCGGCCAGAGCAAGGGGCGGCCCCCGgccccccgggagcccccgccggccccgctcAGCCCCGCCGGCTACAGCAGCGACTCGGAGGGCTCGGCGGGATCCCACCCCTACCACCCGCCCGCCGGCCCCGACAGGAACCACGGCGCACACGGGAAGAA GGTGAAGGAAAGGCACCACCGGGGCCGGCCCAACAGCAGCTCGGAGTCATCGGCCAAGCACTCCCGGCATGCCTCGGAGCGGAGGAAGAGCCCATCGCCCAGCCCCGGCCAGcgcagcagctcctggagctccagcGGCTCCCTTTCCAagtcccgctcccgctcccgggAGAAGAGAGCAGGACGCAGCCGCTCCCGGTCACCCTCGCCGAAAAAAACCGCCAGCAG AGAGAAGGACAATGAGGCCCGAACACGTCACGGTGATCCCGATCCCGCCCGTGCCCGGCGCCGCTCCAGGAGCTACTCCCCCATCAGGAAGAGGAGACGTGACTCCCCCAGCTTCATGGAGCCCAGGAGGATCACAAG tgCTCGCAAGCGTCCCATCCCCTACTACCGGCCCAGCCCCTCGTCCTCCAGCTCGCTGAGCACTTACTCGTACAGCCGGAGCCGCAGCCGCAGCTACGACAGCTACAGCTCCAGCCGCAGCCGCAGCCGGACTCGCAGCCCCCCCAGCCGCTCCCGCAGCCCCAGCCGCAGCCCCAGCTACAACAGCCGCAGCAGCTCGGAGAGCGCCGGCTTCTGA
- the SRRM3 gene encoding serine/arginine repetitive matrix protein 3 isoform X1, with amino-acid sequence MALYNNGADVPSPQEASNGFSQPGASGTWHKGEEEVRLVEPSMVKKAHREILDHERKRRVELKCMELQEMMEEQGYSEEEIRQKVGTFRQMLMEKEGVLTREDQHGRQIVIENHHSADGEEYTVEYPDYGEGCLLQCDCSAECYREDSAHREYRLKRRSSSSTSPPPKKKKKKKSGHRRSRKRRKPGSERSCDSSSPIRKEKKKKTGKKHRRDRSESGSRKKRRHRSRSPKNKRKEKNKDRKRSRSESPAWRSHRRSSCSSHSASLSSDDSGSKSPGRLSPKRRQDGPKGSSARSSRSPSSPSPHRSASPHQNGHKGSAQNGRHSHGTPLPEPSDRPTSASPSPRAHGRTEPPSPRARGGRHGGRSSRSPTPERSKHGHRHRSRSASPPPRHRGQSKGRPPAPREPPPAPLSPAGYSSDSEGSAGSHPYHPPAGPDRNHGAHGKKVKERHHRGRPNSSSESSAKHSRHASERRKSPSPSPGQRSSSWSSSGSLSKSRSRSREKRAGRSRSRSPSPKKTASREKDNEARTRHGDPDPARARRRSRSYSPIRKRRRDSPSFMEPRRITSARKRPIPYYRPSPSSSSSLSTYSYSRSRSRSYDSYSSSRSRSRTRSPPSRSRSPSRSPSYNSRSSSESAGF; translated from the exons ATGGCTCTCTACAACAATGGGGCTGATGTGCCTTCACCCCAGGAGGCCTCCAATGGTTTCTCCCAGCCCGGTGCCTCAGGAACATGGCACAAGGGTGAGGAAGAGGTGCGTCTAGTGGAGCCCAGCATGGTGAAGAAGGCTCACCGGGAAATCCTGGACCATGAGCGCAAGCGGCGGGTGGAGCTGAAGTgcatggagctgcaggagatgaTGGAGGAGCAGGG GTACTCTGAAGAGGAGATCCGGCAGAAAGTGGGGACCTTTCGGCAAATGCTGATGGAGAAGGAAGGTGTGCTCACCAGGGAGGACCAGCATGGGCGCCAAAT CGTGATAGAAAACCACCACAGCGCGGATGGGGAGGAGTACACGGTGGAGTATCCCGACTACGGCGAGGGCTGCCTGCTGCAGTGTGACTGCTCGGCCGAGTGCTACCGCGAGGACAGCGCCCACCGCGAGTACAG GCTGAAAAGACGCTCGAGCAGCTCTACCTCTCCTCCacccaagaagaaaaagaagaagaaatcgGGTCACCGCCGGAGCCG CAAAAGGAGGAAACCTGGCTCAGAGCGTAG CTGCGACAGCTCTTCACCCATCcgcaaggaaaagaaaaagaagactgGAAAGAAACACAGACGTGACAG GTCTGAGTCAGGGTCACGGAAGAAGAGAAGACACAG GTCCCGAAGCCCtaagaacaaaaggaaagagaaaaacaaagatcGCAAGag GTCCCGCAGCGAGTCCCCGGCCTGGCGCTCGCACCGacgcagctcctgcagctcccacagcgCCTCCCTCTCCTCCGACGACAGTGGCTCCAAATCCCCCGGCAG GCTGAGCCCCAAGCGCCGGCAGGATGGCCCCAAGGGCAGCAGCGCCCGCTCCAGCCGCAGCCCGTCCTCGCCCTCGCCCCACCGCTCGGCCTCGCCACACCAGAACGGGCACAAGGGCAGCGCCCAGAACGGCCGCCACAGCCACGGCACCCCACTCCCGGAGCCCTCGGAT AGGCCAACCTCGGCGTCCCCCTCTCCGCGGGCCCATGGCAGGACGGAGCCGCCGTCCCCCCGCGCCCGGGGGGGCCGACACGGTGGTCGCAGCTCCCGGTCGCCCACGCCGGAGCGGAGCAAGCACGGCCACCGGCATCGCTCCCGCAGTGCCTCTCCACCGCCCCGTCACCGCGGCCAGAGCAAGGGGCGGCCCCCGgccccccgggagcccccgccggccccgctcAGCCCCGCCGGCTACAGCAGCGACTCGGAGGGCTCGGCGGGATCCCACCCCTACCACCCGCCCGCCGGCCCCGACAGGAACCACGGCGCACACGGGAAGAA GGTGAAGGAAAGGCACCACCGGGGCCGGCCCAACAGCAGCTCGGAGTCATCGGCCAAGCACTCCCGGCATGCCTCGGAGCGGAGGAAGAGCCCATCGCCCAGCCCCGGCCAGcgcagcagctcctggagctccagcGGCTCCCTTTCCAagtcccgctcccgctcccgggAGAAGAGAGCAGGACGCAGCCGCTCCCGGTCACCCTCGCCGAAAAAAACCGCCAGCAG AGAGAAGGACAATGAGGCCCGAACACGTCACGGTGATCCCGATCCCGCCCGTGCCCGGCGCCGCTCCAGGAGCTACTCCCCCATCAGGAAGAGGAGACGTGACTCCCCCAGCTTCATGGAGCCCAGGAGGATCACAAG tgCTCGCAAGCGTCCCATCCCCTACTACCGGCCCAGCCCCTCGTCCTCCAGCTCGCTGAGCACTTACTCGTACAGCCGGAGCCGCAGCCGCAGCTACGACAGCTACAGCTCCAGCCGCAGCCGCAGCCGGACTCGCAGCCCCCCCAGCCGCTCCCGCAGCCCCAGCCGCAGCCCCAGCTACAACAGCCGCAGCAGCTCGGAGAGCGCCGGCTTCTGA